Proteins encoded by one window of Primulina huaijiensis isolate GDHJ02 chromosome 1, ASM1229523v2, whole genome shotgun sequence:
- the LOC140980638 gene encoding oligopeptide transporter 3-like, whose product MLSNSTTAKPAANGEEAAEERCSVEEVALVVPETDDPTLPVMTFRAWVLGITLCTILIFFNTFFIYRTQPLTISAILMQIMALPLGKFMAATLPKRTFRVFGRWSFSLNPGPFNIKEHVIITVMANCGVSYGGGDAYSIGAITVMKTYYKQSLSFICALLIVLTTQIVGYGWAGMLRKYLVDPVEMWWPSNLAQVSLFRALHEKEPKSTDMTRMKFFLIFMAASFAYYLFPGYLFQILTFFSWVCWVWPHSITAQQIGSGYHGLGVGAFTLDWAGISAYHGSPLVTPFYSILNVMAGFVMFIYIIVPVCYWKFNTFDARKFPIFSNQLFTSSGQKYDTTKILTPQYELNAAAYGSYSKLYLSPLFALSIGSGFARFTATLTHVALFHGSDIWRQSKSAVTNIKLDVHSRLMKRYKQVPQWWYLVLLLVSMGLSLMMSFVWKDDVQLPWWGLIFAFCLAWVVTLPIGVIQATTNQQPGYDIIAQFIIGFILPGKPIANLLFKIYGRISTIHALSFLADLKLGHYMKIPPRCMYTAQLVGTLVSGVVNLGVAWWMMESIENICDVEALHPESPWTCPKFRVTFDASVIWGLIGPERLFGVGGMYRNLVWLFLIGALLPLPVWILSRIFPEKKWIPLINIPVISYGFAGMPPATPTNIASWIMTGTIFNYFVFKYRKEWWQKYNYVLSAALDAGTAFMGVLLFFALQNEGKIVKWWGSSPDHCPLATCPTAPGIVVKGCPVFR is encoded by the exons ATGTTATCCAACTCCACCACCGCCAAACCTGCCGCCAACGGTGAGGAGGCGGCCGAAGAGAGATGCTCCGTGGAGGAGGTGGCGCTGGTGGTGCCGGAGACCGACGACCCCACGCTCCCCGTCATGACATTCCGTGCATGGGTCCTGGGGATAACCTTGTGCACGATCTTGATTTTCTTCAACACATTCTTCATATACAGGACGCAACCCTTGACTATCTCCGCTATACTCATGCAAATAATGGCGCTGCCCCTCGGCAAATTCATGGCGGCGACGCTGCCGAAGAGAACTTTCAGGGTGTTCGGGAGGTGGAGCTTCAGTCTTAACCCTGGGCCATTTAATATAAAGGAGCACGTGATCATCACGGTTATGGCCAATTGCGGGGTGTCGTATGGCGGCGGCGATGCGTACTCGATTGGTGCCATAACTGTGATGAAGACTTACTATAAGCAGAGCTTGAGTTTTATATGCGCTCTTTTAATTGTCTTGACAACTCAG ATAGTGGGATATGGATGGGCTGGAATGTTGAGAAAATACTTGGTGGATCCAGTTGAGATGTGGTGGCCATCCAATCTTGCTCAAGTTTCTCTCTTTAG GGCACTTCACGAAAAGGAACCCAAGTCAACAGACATGACAAGAATGAAATTTTTCCTCATATTCATGGCTGCCAGTTTTGCCTATTACTTATTCCCTGGATACCTGTTTCAAATTTTAACCTTTTTCTCTTGGGTATGTTGGGTGTGGCCTCATAGTATCACAGCCCAGCAAATCGGTTCGGGATACCACGGTCTCGGTGTTGGTGCTTTCACCCTCGATTGGGCCGGCATTTCTGCTTACCATGGCAGCCCTTTGGTGACACCCTTTTATTCGATTCTGAATGTTATGGCTGGATTCGTCATGTTTATATACATCATCGTCCCTGTATGCTACTGGAAGTTCAATACTTTCGATGCTCGGAAATTCCCAATCTTCTCAAACCAGCTGTTTACTTCTAGTGGACAGAAATACGATACTACCAAGATTTTAACCCCACAATATGAGCTTAATGCTGCTGCTTATGGTAGCTATAGCAAACTCTACCTTAGCCCGCTTTTTGCCCTCTCCATTGGATCAGGGTTCGCAAGGTTTACAGCAACTCTCACTCATGTGGCCTTGTTTCATGGCAG TGATATATGGAGGCAGAGCAAATCTGCTGTAACGAACATTAAACTAGATGTACATTCGAGATTGATGAAAAGATACAAGCAAGTTCCTCAATGGTGGTACCTGGTTTTATTACTCGTAAGCATGGGGTTGTCCCTGATGATGTCCTTTGTTTGGAAAGATGACGTGCAGCTTCCATGGTGGGGGCTGATATTTGCATTCTGTTTGGCTTGGGTCGTAACTCTTCCGATTGGAGTCATTCAAGCCACTACCAACCAG CAACCAGGATATGACATAATTGCGCAGTTCATAATTGGCTTCATACTCCCAGGAAAACCCATTGCGAACCTGCTTTTCAAGATTTACGGGAGAATCAGCACAATACATGCTCTGTCTTTCCTAGCCGATCTCAAACTCGGGCACTACATGAAAATCCCTCCTCGATGCATGTATACAGCTCAG CTGGTAGGAACTCTAGTTTCTGGTGTAGTGAACCTTGGAGTCGCGTGGTGGATGATGGAaagcatcgagaacatctgtGATGTCGAGGCTTTACATCCCGAGAGCCCCTGGACGTGTCCCAAATTTCGAGTCACATTTGATGCATCAGTCATTTGGGGTCTAATAGGACCCGAAAGACTCTTTGGAGTGGGAGGAATGTACCGAAACTTGGTCTGGCTATTCCTCATAGGAGCACTGTTGCCACTTCCTGTTTGGATACTGAGCAGAATTTTCCCAGAAAAGAAATGGATTCCCTTGATCAACATACCTGTTATATCTTACGGGTTTGCTGGAATGCCACCAGCAACTCCGACGAATATAGCTAGCTGGATTATGACCGGAACCATATTCAACTACTTTGTGTTCAAGTACAGGAAAGAATGGTGGCAGAAGTATAATTATGTGTTATCTGCTGCATTGGATGCTGGAACAGCTTTCATGGGTGTTCTGTTGTTTTTTGCCCTTCAGAATGAGGGAAAGATTGTGAAATGGTGGGGATCCAGTCCAGATCATTGCCCTTTGGCTACATGTCCCACTGCACCAGGAATCGTGGTTAAAGGGTGCCCAGTtttcagataa